The DNA window TTTCATGGTATTACCCCATTTCATGGTATTACCCCATTTCATGGAACCCATTTTATGGCATTACCCCATTTCATGGTATTACCACATTTTATGGTATTACCTCATTTCATGGTATTACCCCATTTCATGGTATTACCCCATTTCATGGAACCCATTTTATGGTATTACCCCATTTCATGGTATTACCACATTTCATGGTATTACCCCATTTCATGGTATTACCACATTACCCTTTGGACCTGTGATGTACATATAGTGGAGTGACCAACCAGTGCTATGAGTGTTGTAAAGTAGAAAATTAGCTGAGATGTTGGGTGTTTTGATGAAGAGGAATGCGTGTTTGACTTTTTGACCATGTAGAGCCTTTCTTTCTAGAAGTGTGTGTGCCCGTACAAAATGAACTTATATGCTCATATAAGAAACATATAGGTTTCATAATATATGACCAGAAAAAAGTTGACTATGTCAGTTATAGGTACAGGTTTCTTACAAGTTTCTCAtatgaaaaagaccccaaatcCATATACAAAACCTTGCATATGAATCATATAGAACCTAGCTGCACTTCCAGAAACCTATAATAAGTCTCTTATAGGTTtcttatatgaatcttatatGATTTACATAATGTTTGATGCGAGAATGAAGTTGTCTTTAATTTCACTGATCACTTTTCAAAGTGCATGCTTGGCCTGTATAGCACTTTGAAGTGCTGTGGCAACATTGATAGATTTTCCAGCACCACGGGTTTATCCTGGGGCAGCATCCGAGCTTGTGGGAGCCCCCTATGAATTTGGCACATCTCTTCCGTCCCCTCATTATATGCCTGACATTGGATGTctgatctgtctgtgtctatataTCTGTCTCAGTTTCCACTGTCTTGTCTGTGTGTAGTAGaagattttcggaaataactctgtcaggtttgtatgggctgTAAGAGAGTAAATAGACCCTTCCTTTTTCTCAgacaaataaattcacacatgctcctgtccacgtgtcagacacacccctcgctagtgattggcccctccaatgtttgtccaatAGTAAAAGTAAGCCCCGGTTTTTActcttttcatttttattttcattttcattactttattgtcccatcgctgggaaattcgggtcgcttcctcccagtggaaagctagcgaGCAACGGAGTGCGCTtaacccaggtgtctgcgtgtttaggtgtattcagccacctgcacttatggcagaatgaccaaggtcttttacgtgtcattgtggtgacacgggggtgggacatggcttccgtctctgggtctgcacatgaagttgacccgtgtccgtctcggcccgaattcgaacctgcgaccttccgatcacaagtccagtgcttgACCAACTGAGCTGCCGAGCCCCCACAAcccaatacaaacccgacagagttattttcggaattcgtctattgtcacagtatttgtttctgtgtgtctgtgctttaacctgtccgtctgtctgtctgtctgtctgtctgtctgtctgtctgtctgtacagaTATTGAGGGGTCAAAGGGGCCTGGTGCAATTTTCCCTGGAAACTGCATGCATCATGTAACATCATCCTACATATCTGTATTAATGTTTCAAGATAATGGGTGTCAGTGTGGTTCAGGTGTAATTAGTCTCTGATCCAATTGTGTAAATGTATACCTTCCTTGATGTGTAAACCATCCTGTAAATTTTcatagatctgtccaggcttttacatgggataaaactgtttgtcatcattttcacgagttttcattcacaaacacctggtaaataaatctcatgttccccatgcaataactcgaggttgtgaatgggtttgagctttcatgtgaaacgtggattgtcaaagttaaagccaatcaggctgattgtttgatgtgtggaaccatcgtggctttggatttgtgtttccgaggacaacgatcgtaagcattcactctcaaagacccaatcaatgttgataattaccgcggcgactcatggtcaatttgcaacgtatctctgtaatcgctaaatccacaacgaaaagtcataaacacttaaaagaaaagaaatatgctcaacacttactgaattcacaggtatgatcgcagctctgtacattttcagactggaagaaaagcgtcaacaagctacgtttgacgtcacatacaagtttgacgtgttatctcgtgctactgtgacacgctttgtggcccggagttggattctaaaaattcatctccctgtgggttattgtgcattttgttgcacaaccaaaatgatgacaaaaacgatgtttggtagcttgttgtcagaccagcactttgttgttggtcctcggggagcatatcaccttttgtctcatatttatcaaccgcggccttcggccttggtcgataaagatgaaacaaaagacgatatggtccccttggaccaacaaaaaagctggtctgtcaacaagccaccaaacatcttatactgTTCATATAAATGGGTCGCATGACAAACATGTTCATTAAGGCTGtgggaattttgttgttgaattaataaATCACATATTGATTGACTATTAATTGCCATTGTCACTTAAAAAAATGAATTCTACCCACAATTCCCACAGTGCACAGAAACTTTCAAGGCTGTAGATTTTTGGTAATGTGACTTAAATAAATGCGAGAGATGCAGACTTACGTACCCCATGTAAAAAAGCTTTGACAGATCTTAAAATGGTTTACATTGGACAAGAGCTATAGGCCAGCATCTTTATTATGATTGCTGTTTTTAATAGATGCATATAGAGCATGACTATTCACTTTCCCCCTTTCAGGCTTGACATTTATGTGAATGTTGTAACTGATCATTGATTTTGTGCCTACTAGAGGGAGTAAATAGCCTGCAGTCTGAGTAGATCTATAAATGCTGTAACCTTTATACTGGACTTGTCataatacagtgaaacctctcttttaagatcctccattttaagactccctctgttttaagaccttccattttaagactccctctgttTTAATaccttccattttaagactccctctgttttaagaccttccattttaagactccctctgttttaagactttccattttaagactccctctgttttaagactttccattttaagactccctctgttttaagaccttccattttaagactccctctgttttaagactttccattttaagactccctctgttttaagaccttccattttaagactccctctgttttaagactttccattttaagactccctctgttttaagaccttccattttaagactccctctgttttaagactttccattttaagactccctctgttttaagactttccattttaagactccctctgttttaagactttccattttaagactccctctgttttaagaccttgcttcaCATTAAGACTTTCTCTGCGTgaagtctgtaaatttacctctacATGTATTTTGAGACTCCCCTCCATTATAAGaccttaaaggaaaagtccaaggtttagggtcacttttgatacGTTGACACTTTTAATTCATTAACCACAATTGtatgtgtaaaaatgaacacagaagcCCCAAAAGTATACTTTGAAACCTTTTTTGGCTGTTCCGAATTGTTCCACcgcgcgcgcagtcttggctcatgacctttTGCACACGTGTTTACTACGTCACACACTGCTCGAACAAATATGGCCACTCACAGTATTTACAGCagcgaggaagaggaggagtacGACGGACCACGTTTGAGCCAGGCTATCGTTCTTCCTACCAGTTTGAACCACGGAAGAAAGACGAGGAAAGAAGGCCACAAGACGCTGCTCGTAACAGAGCCAGCATGCAGAATCGGCAACACTGACTGGTATGTGATTACTATTGTTGTCGCTATCTTCTGCATGCTAGATCAAAAGTCATGTGCGTTTTCCACTCATCAGTTCTTGTGCTTCTGTTGGTATGTTAGCATGACAGGATTATGCTAAGCTGAGCTTTTCAAGCGTCTTGTTTTCTTACCACTTGGATATTTTACTTGGGACTGTACAGTTCAGAATAAATGTATCTGCAGTGTTGCCTACACTTGACGATCTCTTACCCCTCTGGGAATTCTAAGCACGGTTTTTTTTCCGtttacacaacaaaacatgTTGATAGTAAGTCAAATTGCGTAATGCCATTTTCTCGTACAGAATGACATTGATGTTGATGATATTTTCACTGATTCGTGACAGTAAGACACAGTGTTTCGTTTTAGGTAATGCATGGAACCACAAAACAGTAAAAGGGAGCTTTCTGAAATGGCGGCGGTGATTTCAATATTCAGAGATCTATCTCAGGAATATTGCCTTACATGTGCCTATGCCCCTGTAACCTTTTTATGTATTTTAGATCTGCCATGATACGATTTGTAAAACGACGGAAGGACATGAGTTATGGTCTAAAAGTGGTGATTTGGGGTATTTATTTTAGGAAGGAAATCGTGCCAGAGATGTTGTTTGGTCAGTAGGGAGGTTGGGAAATAGTTTTTTCAAAGGTAGAAGGACATTTCGAGTAGGCATTGAAAATGAACGAAAGGCAATTCTGGAACGATACCAAGGATTGTTGTGAATGATGCAGACAAAgcgtgtgggtttttttttttataaatcagTGCAGAATTTAATCTTGAGTGAAGCGGTATGTTTTTGAAGAACTCTTCAAAACAATCTTCGTTCTGTTGAATAGGAggatgtgtgtggggggggggggagggggggcataaTGGCGTGTGCCCGATTTCAACAGAAAAACTAGGAAGATCTATCGTAGAtctgaaaataaataattcaGTGATGAACAAAGATtaatttgtttgtgcgtgtgtgtgtgtgtgtatgtgtgggtgtgtgtgtgtgtgtgtgtgtgtgtgtgtgtgtgtgtgtatgtgtgtgtgcgcacgcgcgaTACCCGTGATGAGGCGACCATTGTGTAGTGGCTATGTTCCCCAGGCTCCAACAGAAGCAGGCTGAAATCGAATTCTGTGAATGTGATGCTTTCTCAGAAATATCCAAAAATGCATACACAACAGTTCCCTTCTTTTGATTGATGTTTGGTCTGTTTTGTTTCGCAACATGGGACACTGTTCAAAAGACAGTGCAGGAGTATTTTCAAACACCTTGAGGAGACAGGACATTGTTTCTGTTTCACAGTGGCCAGGTCAGTCACGATGTGTGATCAGTGTTAAAAAGCGACCCTGTTAGATTCACTCGAAGGGTACTAACACTGCATGCATTGTGAAACCGCGACTAATGgtactgttcgtgttgtttcTGTAAAGCATGGTAAGTTTTGTGCATACATAAGAATCACCcgggttttttgtgtgtctccTATGTGAACGGGGCATGCTGTTATGATTACAGAGTGATCTACTGTTTCAGGTGTCAGTGCGGACATTGCTGCCGGATGCCAacttctgttgagtgtgtgtgttgccacGACGTcagacaaatcaaacagaaggtAGAAGGCCTGGAAGAGCAGGTAGGCTGCATCACAGCACATCCTGGCTTTCGTACCGTGTGCCTGGACATCTACTGCCTGGAGACCGCATACTATGCGTACAAGCAGGACTACGGGCGTCTAAACTTCGATCTGCATGAGTatgtaacacaacacaaatcagAAGATTATCATTCGGATATATTTGCATATTCTTACACTGACAAGAGAGTGAAATACCCTGTAGTACATTGTATTACACAAATAAACAGATCGGATACGTAAACTAGACACAAATACATCGAATCTAATTAAATCttcattataaacattaacaGTGGAAAATAACAGCAACTGGGAAACAATAGCATTTGTGTGAAATAAATACAAAACCTATTGTAAGACTGAACACCCACCCACAAACTTTTCAAGATACAATTTAATTGATGTGGGATTCTTCAGTATGTACACTTCTTACTTGCCGGTGTAGCACGATATTAAtcctacgagatttttactccggagtaaaaaattcGTACGAATATGTTACTCTACTCATACGTGAGAaagttactccccacgacaggtgtactccgattaaaaaaaatgacaaacaaaATTGTAACTCCCCTGACAAATAATTAACTAATACATTAATCCACCCTATCCACATAATTATCAGTATGATTAGAGCTTGTTCATTTTTCTTAAGTTTTGACATCGGAAATGTACCTCATTGCTTAGAATGGGTGTGTAGCTGATGATCGTTGGTGAAAGCATACAGTAATAGAACTTGGCGGACATTGGTCATAGTCCGATAGCTGCCTGCATACAGTATACCTACATAACAGATTCCAACACAAATTTCTGAAGTGAACATGTCATATCTTTATATTTATGGATGAAGAAAAGGAGGTTTCCGCctgacatttatcgaaaaaaaggaagacaTCTTCTGGAAGGTTTTagatgcaaagtttcatgaagatctcaGCAATCATTTTCAAGGAATCGCTCCACACGCTTTCTATACGATTTTCGTATGAAATTGTAATCTATTTTCTTGCTACGGGTTATTGATATATAGATTTTAAATATTTGCCTATATTATAtttgtgacaaaaatgcagtgtgttcaatGTTATTCTGGGATTGCTTTACaccacttgtttctttcttgctttcgcAGGAAATACAGATATGTCGCCTACAGGCAGCTGGTGCGATGGTGTTGGGGTTTTCTAGGCAAAAGCATCAGGGTGCCTCTACCAGCTTGTGCCGTGAAAACGATCAGGGACACTTTCCCAGACGGAGgaagagtggggttcaaactccccCAGCTGGAGGGAATCGTGTGAccctgtgttgaacagcttCCTGCATGGTGGGACGATGGTACTGGGATGCCAGGTGGTCTGGTACATGGTCCACATGATCCCACAAACTTAGTTCCAGGTTCCTGGGGCTGTTGGTGTACTCCCGCATCAGATACTCTGtgagccggtcagcatagcctGTGCCCCACAAATAGAAATACAAATTAAATCGATGAATTTGACTCAAGAAATAACTGTTTGTGGTGATATGCATCGGTATGAATGTATAACGGGTACATTAAATATACCCCCCCTCTTGTGTTACAACGTTCACTACCTTTCTTGGTTAAATGAACTGCTTGAAGTTAAACTTTTAGAAATTTACCCTCACTATTATATATTTTTCTAATTTCTAAGATTTGATTTTGTTACATATCTTTTTTAGGACATAGAGTGGGAGTTCCACTAAACTCAGGTCTGTCAAAACTTTTGCATCAGATAGTGAATTTATGACTCAGAAACATACTCATAAGGGAGAGAtcattgaaactgaaagcagaGGTTATTTGTGGAATTCCCCAAGTCTTCGTGCATGCGAGTGTCCGACAAACAAAACTGTAGCACGTTCAACCATCTTGACAGAAGGAACAAATACCCACGCTTCCAAAGTAGGTTAGAACTGTTGCAGAGTAGTACAGGAAGGTTTTTCACACTATAACTACCATTCTCATGAAGTTTTTCACTTCAATTGAAAGCCCATGATAGTGGTACGATATCAAAACAGAAAAGCTTAAAAAACAATGATACTCGCCGGGATTATTGTTGCTTTTCTACTCCTCAAAAACTCAGCTAATATTTCGGCTGTCACTGTTTACAGTCAGGATGATTGTGGGCTATATTTATAATGTACCCATTATCCTCTGTTTTACCCCACCCCGTGTCATCCGGGTTGCTCCGAAACAACATTGTCTGCTTCAGGAGCAGACGACATAGAAATAGTATACATCACAATCACATACGGACATGATCTGTTGCATAAattcccttttctttctttttatctttttttttttctttcgtggGGGGTGGGAATGTTTACAACAATGTACATGAGATATAGCGAAATTCGTGATTAAGCGTGAAACGGGACATTGGGCATTTCCCCATGTTCAACTAAGAAACAGCGACAGAAGATTCATGACAAAAGCTTGTACCTTCCAGTAATAACTGTGTCACAGCTCTCCTCGGATTGGTTACCGAGTTCCCAGTCCTCGTTTTCTCGGTCTGTCACCATCCCCTCCTCCTCGTCTGACTCGCTGACGGGCTCTTCCTCCATAACTTTGAAAAGATGTTCATGCACTGCTAGCGGTTGTCGGTTTCCTTTGGGTTCTTCAGGATCCGTCTGCTGGCAGAAGTCAACCTTTTTCGTGTGAACAAGAGGTGCTGGGTGTAGGCCTACCTTATCATCAGTTTGTGACCCTTTAAAACAGAAAGAACACTTCATCCTTTGCAACTTTCATGCtcataataaaaacatgaaattCTATATTTAGcgcgcatgtgcgtgtgtgtgtgtgtgtgtgtgtgtgtgtgtgtgtgtgtgtgtgtgtgtgtgtgtgtgtgtgtgtgtttgtgtgtgtgtgtacatgtgtgtgtgtgtgtgtgtgtgtatcaatgtgtgtgtgtgtgtgtgtgtgtgtgtacgtacaccTTTCACATTGCTGTGGGTTGACTGTCTGTGCACAGGCAAATATTTTGATGACTGGCGGTTTATCGTGACAGCGGCAAGTACAGCAGGGCTTGTTATGGAGTGTCCTTTTGTTCTCATCGTTTGCCGTTGGGAATCGTGACAGTTCCCTTTTCCTCTGGAAGTAAACGAAGAAAGACACTTAGTCTAATGATAATTTGATTTGAAAATATGCTTGGTCTGGTATTGTCTATTGACCTATTCAGAACATTGAAAATTGAAATACCCACTGAAAGACGTATGGATATTATCATGTGTGTATCCATGCGTAAGTTTCAACACATAAGCTGGTTTTACGTGTCTCAGTCAATGCAGACAAATCACATGCACGATTCTCACATTTCTCGTCTTTCAGTAGCAAAAACTGCACGCTTACAATAGATATTTTATACATAGTGAATTATAATTCAAGCAAACACTGTCAATGTCATGGATTTACATTTGGAGTTTGCGATCATATTTACCCCACGCTTGGCACATATTGTGTAATGTCTCCACACAAAAAACTGACAACGTGTTACTCTTAATCTGCCgcgccaccccccacccctatcACCCCCACCCGCTCTTGTTCCTGCCCAGCCCCCATTTTCCACAGCTCAGCTCAGACCGTTATGCAACAGTGTTGCCTGTGGCGCTTCGACGTCAATACATCATCTTTGTAATCCAGCAGTAATACCAAGACACACTAATCTGCACCAATTCACATTTGCTGCGCACCAATATGTGGGTGCAtggtcaaaacaaaaaacatctaCTACATCTACAATCAAAGTACACTGACCTTCAAGCAGCTTTGAACGGAGGGTACTGCCAATCGCGACAATACTCTTTTCGGTTGAAACCCCAACCTGTTTTGCTCAAAGTTGATGAAGTCGGTTTGCACGAAATGTTCACTGCAAATGAACCTGCTTTTGCCAGACACTTTTAAATGCGCACGCTTTAGCTGTGGAAACATCTCCCATTTCGATAACAAACTTAGGTTTTTGGTAGGAAATCTGTGGAAGGAAATGCCGCTTGTTGTTTGCGTGTTTTTGCAGTTTGCGGCTGCACACCTACGAGGCATTCTTCCGGACCCAGTTATCACTTTTACACATGCATGAACACCACGCTGGTTGaaccaaaacaaacactgtgacgtcacagtgaacCGACGTCACAGTGAACCAAAAATCACGTGACCACAACATGACCCCAGGCGgcttgtcttggttagcccaccaataataaatgttcaattacaacaacaacaaaatttttaataatttttaaaatatttttcctgaGATGTTTAtaacatttggcattcgatATTCAAGCTTTTGGAGATATTTCAAAACCTTGGACTTGTCCTTTAACTTCTTCAGGTTTTTGGAGGACTTTAATcacaggtttcactgtacttaGATTTTATCTTGATGGCTTTGCATAATTTagctttctttatttgtgtgtAGTCTCAGAAAAGAAACATTGTTATACTCTATCCACTGTCATAATTCATATCATTTCTAATTGTCATTGGTATGTTTCTGACACTTCAGTGTGTTGCCGTTATTGCTGGTTGTGCTTTCAGTCTCTTGGTTTTAGAGCAGAGGAATGAATACTCTTTGCTTAGCCCGAGTGACCACTGCAAAAGGAGTTTTATTTAGTTAGTGCAGCTGACCATAACATTAAAACAGGGATTTGGTTCATTTGAACACAAGAGAAAGTGAACATATGCATGTGTTTTAAAATATATGTTAGATTTATGTCAAATGTGTCCTGCATATCTCATTCATAGCATTCAGTAGTTCTTGTACCCACTGTCTTAATTTACATTATCATTTCAATCAAACACATTAAAGGTTGCTGTAGAAGTTTTGTGTGCAGCCCAGGGCTTAAAGTCACGAAGTAAAAATGGGTTGTACGCAGCCGCGTgttcggattggttgaaattgagatttgctGTGATTTCGAGACCGCGCGGTTTGTTCCCACCtagttgggtggcacccagttttaCTTTGTGCATCTCAGCCCAGGTGTGTTCTTGGTGTGACAGTCATCTCTCACATCTTATATcaaaaaaatgtgtgtcttcTTTCTCACTGTCACAGATTTCTGGTGTGAATCACACATGAGCTTGAAACACAACAGAGTTTGCAACTGTCTTTTCTTCACTATTCATGCAAAACTGGAGCATGCACCAGATGAGATCTTTAAATACTGGAGTTCATGTTGCATGTAGCTCATATAATTTGTGTCATTGGTATCACAGGCAATACCTGATTTCCAAAtattaaatccaaaaacaaacaagttaaTTTACTCTTGACTGCCCACCTTCCaaaattcagaagaaaaaaagaaagatatgttattggaacatataatttatgacaaaacaaaatgttacccAGCGGTCTTTGAAGTGGACAGGAAATTTCACatataatacagaaaataaacctGACAAATGTACAGAAACTCGCTCAAAAGACACAAGCGAGGCTGATTAATGCCAAAATTAATCATTTCTGACATGTATCTGTGTTTGTTATCCGCTAAAATATTTCACATTTGTCCcgtgctgcataattcagcttGACCGCTATAGAAAACATTCAATCTGAATCTAATCTCTTGAAACAATGGTTTTTTGTCTTGTGTAACAAACTTAACATACTCTGTTTGGGTAAGGATTACCAGAGTAACACAACGTGTACCTGACCTTGAgatatatttgaatttttttccGTACTGCAGCGCGACAGGAGGAGGAGTATAGCTCGGAGCGTAAGCTGGACTACGAGGAGCTGACGCCATGTCTGCGTGATGTGACCAGGGTGTGGGACGACCTCCTCAACACAACCACTGGCTCCGGCACCAACGTCTCCTACAGCACTCTGCTGGAGTGCGTCAAGCAGGGTAACTAATCATATGTCACTCATTTGCTTGAGACCCGACG is part of the Littorina saxatilis isolate snail1 linkage group LG6, US_GU_Lsax_2.0, whole genome shotgun sequence genome and encodes:
- the LOC138968633 gene encoding uncharacterized protein; its protein translation is MATHSIYSSEEEEEYDGPRLSQAIVLPTSLNHGRKTRKEGHKTLLVTEPACRIGNTDWCQCGHCCRMPTSVECVCCHDVRQIKQKVEGLEEQVGCITAHPGFRTVCLDIYCLETAYYAYKQDYGRLNFDLHEKYRYVAYRQLVRWCWGFLGKSIRVPLPACAVKTIRDTFPDGGRVGFKLPQLEGIV